The region TGCCCAGATTAATCAACGGTCTTCATATTCATGCGAAACTAGCTGCTTAAAATGGCTATATATACTAAATGCTTGTGTCAATCAAATCGTCCCTCCATAAAAAAAGCCGCTATAAAAAAGCGGCTTTTCTTTCTCAAAGTCCATTTAGATCAATTAAACTGCACCTGGGGAGCACGTTGGGCTTCTGCGTCTGCACTAAAGAACTGGAACGCCTTAGCGCCGATTGTGCTTGCAATAATATTGTTTGGGAACACTACTATCATCTGATTGTATAGTTTAGCGGCATCATTATATCTCATTCTTTCGGTACGAATGCGGTTTTCGATACCTTCAAGTTGAGCTTGTAATTGCAAGAAGTTTTGGTTTGCTTTGATATCTGGGTATCTTTCGACAACAACCATAAGTCTGCTTAGGGCATTGGAAAGCCCTGCTTGGTTAGATTGGAATTGCTGAAAAGCGTTAGGATCGGTTAAAGACTCTGGAGGCAGATTAACTTGACCGCCCATTTGAGCCCTAGCTTCGGTAACCTGAGTAAGTGTTTCTCGTTCAAAATCTGCTGCTCCCTGCACAGTAGCGACTAGATTTGGTACTAAATCATATCTAGATTGGTACACATTTTCCACTTGAGCCCAAGCTGTTTCTACGCTAACTTTCTCTTTCTGAATTTTATTGTATCTGCCTATAAACCAGCTTGCAGCAAAAACAACTATCAGAATGATTATTAGCAGAACTATTAGTCCTTT is a window of Candidatus Cloacimonadota bacterium DNA encoding:
- a CDS encoding LemA family protein, producing the protein MKKGLIVLLIIILIVVFAASWFIGRYNKIQKEKVSVETAWAQVENVYQSRYDLVPNLVATVQGAADFERETLTQVTEARAQMGGQVNLPPESLTDPNAFQQFQSNQAGLSNALSRLMVVVERYPDIKANQNFLQLQAQLEGIENRIRTERMRYNDAAKLYNQMIVVFPNNIIASTIGAKAFQFFSADAEAQRAPQVQFN